From the Hordeum vulgare subsp. vulgare chromosome 1H, MorexV3_pseudomolecules_assembly, whole genome shotgun sequence genome, the window TAATaacaaaaaaaaaaaggaaagactttcttgagTAGATGGAGCAGTGCCAAATGCTAGCTACAACTTACAAGTACTATTATATTTGAGACAGAGTGAAAGTTGAGACTACCTTTCTGGCTCATTCTCTTCGCATCCAATTGTTTGAAAGAGGGGCCGCGACGATCAAGTGATTTGTAGTAATTTTTTGCTATAACTTCTGAGCAAGTCTTATGCAAATGCAATCGTGCATCCCGTAGTTCTACTATGCTCCGATTCAAACGAGAAAGTATAATAGGGAGAATAGTACTTGCATTGTTGGTATCCAACAGAGCTTCAAGAAATTCCTCACCATATAGTCTTATGATGCACCTCCTGTGTAGAGCTTTGCACAattacaaacaaacaaaaaaggaatAGTTAGTTAGCTGAACGTACAAAGAGGATGAGTCGAAGTTTTCTGTGCTGTCAGCTAATCTTACGAGTTAGCTGCTCCCTAATCTTCACATTGCTGCCAACACGATGTTGGAGATTGGCAATGAAGTCCGCAGTCACACGAAACCACTGCAGGAGCATGTCACTCTCAAACCTGAAGAAAGAACAGCGCAGTGAATCATCTTCAAAACAACAGGGCACTACGAAAATCATCGGTTATTCGCTGATATATTTACGAATAAAACAAAGGCTGAACAATAATGAACAAATTAGCAACTGGTGCATACATGTCTTCTTCGCAAAGCGACATTGTTGCTTCATATTCATTTGCAGTTTTATGGTTAGGGCTTTCCTCCTCAGATACAGGACAAATCAAAGCATCGTTGAGAATAGACCTTCCCAGTTTGGTCCGGTAACTCAATAGAGGTATACACTGCGATGGAGAACAAGTATGATTTGGATTAGTTATGCCAGTGGTAATTTACATGAGAAACTCATGGGTTTGTAGGGATTTACATTATCTGGCAGCAGGTAATAGCTAGGAGTGCAATGCCTTTTGAGTTCCTTGGGTTCCACTTTTGGGGGCAATTCATCAATTCTTGAGGTAGTCCATTCTCGCAAGGGTTTAACCTTGCCTTCCTCGTCCCCTTCAGTATGAGGCAACACTCCATTAGCTACGAGAGATTAGTATATATCTTAAGTTACCGATCCTGCTGCAGAACTGCAGTTTGTAGTTTCATCTAGGGACAATCAGACATGGCAATTGCGATATTTATGTGTTGGTAAATAGCAAGGATGCACTTAAACAAAATAGGTTGAATCGCAGATTGTAAATAGCATCTTAGGGAGTAATTAAGAAGAAAAGGGCATAAATATTTGCATCCAGCTATCATAAGTGAATGCTGAAATAAGGAACCTAGGGACTGTTTGCATTCAGGGCAGGATGAGCGGAAAAACCTTCTTTCATATGGACACCATCCAAGCTGTGATTATCATTTGCTTTAACTGAGGCCTGCAAAGGAGAATCAATGACATGACCATGTCACATGAGTTCATAATAAACTGAATGATGTCGCTTTGATGAGAAAGGGTACCTTCAGGTCTTCAGGGAGATAATTATCTACAAACTCTTCCAACAGCTCGGGACAGTTGCGCATGCATCTCTCCACCTACCAAGACAAAGAATTATGAATCAGACACCCTGGTCTTTtccaatcttgtacaaagaaattacTGCATGATTACTTAATACACAGTTTCTGAAGAACTAATACGTACATTACTGTAAACTTCTCGAGGGGTCATGGTCCTGTCCTTGCAAAAATCTTGCATAGTTTGCAAAAAAGCGGCATAATCATCGTCGCTGATGTAAGGGCATGTCTGCAGTCATAAGGTAGTCGAAGATCTTGTTAGCAACCACAGGCGGATAGAAGGAGCAACCATGAGTTTTTTATTCAGCACCTTCACTCTGGAAAGAAAATCCGTTGGTTTCTGTAGCAGGGGGTTCTTGACAACAACGGCTTCGACATCTGCATCGACATTGCTATTCCCTTCGATGGGGCTACGGCCTTCAGTAAAGTTCAGGAAGCTCTGTTTAACTGTATCACAGCCCTGGAATAGCTTTAACGCCGTCTCTATGCAGTTTTCAGGGCAGATGTTCCTTATTTCACTGTCAGGGTCGGCACTGCAGTTGGGAATTGTATGAATGTGATGAACAAAGTATTTGATACCGACTAATTATTAAGAACATACATACCGTTTTTTCCCAATCTCGTTCATGGTCTTGACAAACTCGTGGTACACGTCACCGGGGAGGTTCTCTCTAGCAAACAGCAAACATTGCATAGTCTCCAACGTGTGCTCTTTTTTCCCCTTTTTGTGTCCAATATTGTCGTCGTCAGCTTCATTGGGAGACACCATTTTCTTTCACTGCTGCTAGCTCTGACGATCACTTCTGCAAATTAATACGCAAACGGCAACACCTGCACGCGACAAACGAAAATGCATCAATTAATGGCATGTCTGAATTCTGAGACTAGCAAAATCTATATATTACCGCATTTCCCCTTTTTAAGGGTGTTCCGCAGTTATATTCCTATACACACAAACATCTTGTGTAGTGGTTTAGACGGTAGATAAAAAGGGAAATAAAAGAGGATGTTCTATCTTTTAGTTGATTTTTTATATTATCAACACGGTTGTAAAATGTGCAACTAGCCAAAACCTAAATTTCCACTAATCGATGACTTGCGATCACCGCAAGTGCTAAGATATGCAACGACTTAATTTCCATTAGCCGACGTTCATAATCTTCGgcttgaaaataaggaagaatctCCAAAACATCTAGAGGTACTCACATGAGCACCAGCACATCTCGTATATTGGTCAAAAAATACAGAAAAGGAAACTTCTATGAAAGAGATGGGAATGTCAAACATAAGAAAGGTAAGAAAACCGATTGCAGCACGTGCCTACGGAAAGGGTTGCTGCGGATTCGAATTAATCAATCAGGCTCCTGCGTCGACGCGATAAGCTGGCCTAACCTAACAGTATATAACCAGTCCTGCAAGTTAATACACAAACGACAACACCTGCACATCATAAACGAAAATGCATCAATTAATGGCATGTCTGAATTCCGAGACTACCAAAATCTATGATTGCCGCATTTCCCCTTTTTCTAGGGTGTTTGACAATGATATTCATATACACGCAAACATCTTGTGTAGTGGTGCAGATAGTATATAAGAAGGGAAATAAAAGAGGAAGTGCTATTTTTAGCTGACTTTGATATTTTTCGACACGACTGCAAAACGTGCAACTAGCCAAAACCTCAATTTCCACTAATCAATACCCACGACCGTTGACTTAGAAGACTCGCAATCGCTGCAGGTGCTTAAATGCGCAAGAACATAATTTCAATTAATCAGCACACAATATCTTTGGGTTGAAAATAAGGCAGCACGGTCTAAAAATAGGTCAGCGGATCAAAAGATCCGGCGGCACGGCAGCCGTTAGATCTAAAGCTAGTAGCGTTTAACACTGTCCTCATCATTGCAACAAGGATAGTCTTGCAAAATCCTTTGGTACAAAGCTTATGTTGCAGAAACCTTTTGCAACATAGGTGATGTtacagtttttttttctttcacttTTTTGCAATATGGGTGTTGTTGCGGCAGAAAATTTTGACAACACGGATGATGCTGCAGAAAAAACATTTGCAACCTTTTCTCATCTTCATCTTTTTTTGCAACATGGGTGCTGTTGCGGAAGGCAATTTTGCAACACACGTGATGTTGCACAAAATGTTGCAAAAGGAGGCACCGCAAAGAAAACGCCTCACACAGAGGAAGCGGCGGAGCTCGCGTGCGATAATCCACCGGCTGAAGTGTCATAATGCGGAACAACAAGTTAATTTCGGTTTGACCGACGAGCGTAATCTTTGGCTTGAAAATAAGGAGGAACCTCTAAAACATCTAGAGGTAATCGCATGAGCACCAGCATATCTCATATATTGGCCAAAGAATTCTAAAAAAAGGAATCCGCTATGAAAGAGATGGGAACTGCAAACAGGGAAGGGAAGAAAACCAATTGCGCGTGCGTACGGCAAGGGTTGCTGCGGATTCGTACGGATCGGCGTGCTCGCGTTCCGCGGGATGGGAAAAGCCGGCGTGACCTAACGCGATGTAATCAAGCAAGCAATCAACAGGCCGCCGGCCCTGGTCGCCGGCGCCGCGCGCCCAGAAGAGTACGCAACCACACGACGCCAGTGCCGCCGGCACTGGGTCGCCGGATCCCGGTCGGCGCGACCGCGCGCGTGGGCCCGTCTGGTCGCCGGAAGTCGGCTGATCTCCGTCGCAACTTTCATCCGGCAATCGATACAACAGGTGAGCGAAGGTGGGTGGGATCGGGATCGGGATCGAGAGCTGAGTCGGTGAGCACGTACCGACGGCGACGGGCCTGGGTCGGGATCGAGCGAGGAGGAAGGGAAGCTTCCGATGGCGATGGCGATGGCGAGGACGCGGCCAAGATGAGGTAGAAATGGGGTTTGAGCGCGGCGCGGGGTGGGGTTGGGGTTTGGGGTCAGACCGGGTCGCAGTCGGGGTCACCCAGTGGTCATGTACACAGAGCGGCCAGTACTAGGTAAAAAAAGAACGGATGTGCCATTTCTCGTGTGCCCGAAATTCCTTTTCGGGTCACTCACCTTTtcctccctccttccctctcGGCGGAACCTCGTCGGAGGAGAAACAAGCTCACCGGAATAGAAATAGCCTCACCATCTATCTTAGGGTGAAGTAATGGCTTTGTTATCTGTCCTTAGGGGTGAGACGTGCAGTGGATCGcacgaggttttcatggacggtGTCGGGATTAGAGGGATGCATGGTCAGGACGATGCCAGCAACGACGGTGGGGGTAGGTTGGTGATGGGAGGGTGGGGCGGTGCGTGGTAGCTCCCGCCGGCCGCGGGTGGTGGAGGACAGCGGTTAGGGCGGGGTAGGTTGGGGGTGTTCGGGATCGAAAAGAGGAAGTAGgaagggaggaggaagatgaacatTAGCGCAATCTATTTTGAACCATTGAATTAAGATTTGACGGTCCATACAAAATATGATTGATATAACCATTTTTTGTGCACCTCACAAATAGAGCCTCAACTGGTGCAATATCCTCATGGCCAAAAGCTAGTATAGAACATAAATGGAGGGAGGATTTTGGCGAGTTGCTTGAGATGAACATAGAGGAGAGGGAATAGGAATATGACGAAGGCATGCTTGGACATGTAGAAGAAGCCGATTTCATCGTAAGCGACCGAGGCGATCCATGCTTTCGTGTGTATCACTAGTATGGTAATCTGAtgtagacattgcaaaatattagCCCATGGATGTTCCCTAGATGAAAGGCGGTCGCGAGCCTCGTTGTTCATGAGATCTCGGagcatggtggttgttttgaataCACATATGTTGTGTCACATGCTCTTCGGTCTTAATGCTATTGCAGATgttcgcacacacacacacacacacggagagagtgagagggagagagagagggggagggggagagggagagggggtagagaggagaagagggagagagggcatggagggagagagggagagtgggcagagggagggaggaagggaggaagggagaggggggagcgggagggagggagggagggagagagagagagagagagcagagagagagagagagagagagtgtttgtgtgtgtgtgttcacctAAATGTTATCCTCAAGCTCTAGTCTCCTTCGTGTCTTACATCTTTGTGTGCACATTTTTTTGCTTGGTATTCCTTTTTTAACCGAGAGACATATGGTTTTTGGTCCTTGGTACATGACCTAAGTACATGCATCACATAGAACAAGTCAACCCAATGACATTAATTGGGATCAAATTTGGTGATCTGGATGAGACATAGTTGTTCAATGGTTCTCCAACTATGTTTTGctagaattgttgatggagagaaAAAGCCCAAGAAAAGAGGATTTTACATCATGAGATTTCCTAACTAGGCTAAACCGATTGTATTGAAGAAGCACTTAGGTGATTTCATGTTGCTAGAAATTGAGGTGGTGATCAAAGTGACCTACTGGGTCCTGACAGTCATGCCATAGGGAAGCTCCATACCATCTCGGTGAGGATTGGAGGGTGCATCATCGCCTTAAACATTTCTTAGGCTCTGTGAGATTGCCTTTGCCCCGAGACCAGTTATGAAAATATACATGGATGCTATTGCACATgaaatggttaaagccaaagtaGGAGTtggggatgttaacaaaatagcaCCCTAAACTATTTTTTTTCTAAGGAGATATTGATCTTTGGAGTGGACTTTGAGTTAGAGGGGGTGGAGCAAGGATGGTATCATGAGAAGTAAAGAGGGCCTTTAGATACAAGGGTTAAAAGCTCATGAGATAGGTGCTATAGAAAATGACAACTTGAGGAAGAAATCTTGGGAAGAGAATGTGGGATAATAAAGATAAGTGATTACTTTGGGAAGCTTACCCCTAGCATAgtttgaagaaaaatagaaaggcACTCAAAATGAGACTAGTAAGAAGATCGGCATTGATGGTGGAGCTCACGTTGATCCTCTAAAAACTCATAAAAATAGAGGGAGAAAATGGCAGCCAAACATTTAGGCTAGCTTTAGAGGAAAAGGGAATGAAGTAATTTGAATTAGAGGAGAAGAGGTATGAGCTCGAAGTACAACGACAATATGATTTTCTTCAACATGTTCTCAATACGCCCATGGATAggaatgatgaagatgatctgATAGAAAGAAGATGATGAGATTGAAGATTTggaacataaagagttgattgcaATGAACTCGAACCAGTGGACTACAGTCTTAGTGAGGAATCCATGGAGTCCTTGGCACTAAGTTGAGGAGAATTAAAGGGAATGAAGCTGAGCTTTTTCTATGTAGATGTCATAGACTTAAGTATAAACAAGACATATGATAGTCTAGGATTTGATAAATAGAGTTATTCCCAGCGATGGTAAAGGGAAAAAAGTGGTAAAGGGATTTTTCCAAATAAAGAGTTGTTGCCAAGGATGGTAAAGGGAATAAAGTGGCTCCCCTTAAGCCTCCTCGTGATCCCCTCCACCTAGCCACCGCTGATCTCCTTTTCCACCCACCAAATTTTCTTTCTAATACGATCATCCTCTCCAACGTCTTCTTGCGATTAACATGATTCACATTCCATGTTATCCACCCTGGGCTTGATACAAAGTTAGGCTTGGCTTTTGTCTAGGAGGTGCAATGGTGTACCTCATTGAGAGTGCACCCCACTTATAGGTCTGACCATTTAAATATGGTTGTCCCTTTTGGAAGGACATATTTCAAGCTTAATGAGGTACGTGGCTATCTGCTTGTATTGCTTTGAAATACTCAATTGGTGGTAAGGCTTATGCGATGTAGATATCATCTATTGGTAAATATTCATTTGCGGTCCCTTGCAAGAAGGTTGGATTTGCATCGGAGAACTTTTGTTTGCCATAAGTTTAAGTGATACTTTCCTTTATGGGGCAAGGGTGAACCTAATTGTGGTCCAAGAATTCAATCATTGGAAAAATGAACATTAAATGCAATGGACAAGTATTAGTCCTTCAAATTGAATTCTAGCCCCCCCAATAAAAGCATGTGTTTTCCAACTATACTTAATTATGATGCATGGATGGTTATTGATATTAATGGAGTAGATCAGGAAAACTTAATGCTCTTTATATATATGGCTACTTATGATTTTGAGCCGCATAAAAAGCAGTTGGTGTCGCCACCTGTGTTGAATTTTCAGTGTGAACAAAGACATTTACTTCCATCTAGTTTGGTATAACTCCTCCCCTCGTTGCGCCAGAGTCCACATGGCCTTTAAGCGGAATGAATGAAACCGTGGAATCGTCAAACATTACTGTTGGGCCCTGATACATGGAATGGGAGTCTTAGATTTGAGTCCACTCTATCATATGTTGAGACACAAATTGACTTTTTCCTGGTTGGGCCAAGCCTAGTCTTTGACCAAAGGCTTGGAAACTCTGGACCTGGATTAGTTGACCAGTTTGATCTTACAGCCTATGAGAACGAGGGAGAAAGTGGTGTGCTTTCTACATCTATCAATCCCACCAAATGGTTCATGATTTACACGGCCTTGATGAAATTGTTGAATATATCACAACAAGGTATTACGATTGACATCATTGCCTTGGCATGGGTGGCTTATCATTGAATTGCACCAACCATTGTGAGAATTTATCATTATCCAACAAAGAAGGCTTAACTCCAGATGTTTTGAGCTCCATATTTTCCCAAAAAAAACACCCTCCCCTCCACGTGTCGTACCACTTTCAACGCCATGTTCAAAATTGcctccaccatcatcactgccATCATACTCTTCATCCCCATCTCTAGCAAATCACCAGCACCCTAACCCAAATGGCAGTCTACGACATTGATCCTCTTCAATATGTGTAGTTGGGGGGTCAATAGCTACTGTGCGACGTTTTTGATACGAACTGGCTGCAAACCGGCATTGTTCGCAAGAATGGCGCTGCTGCGACACCTCTGTGCGCACAAATAGCCGATGCGCGACATGGCCCTTAAGCACAATATCTATCAGGATTAGGTGGAACCGGCGGGACCCACAGCTTATCCACGTCGGCATGGGACCCAGATGGCGGCGACTACGGTCAAACAATTTTCCCCTGCGCGCGCatcctctctcttcttcttctccagcgacGAAGCATGGCAACGCCGGCGAGCTCCGATTCAGAAAAGCAAGTTTACAAGAATTTAAAAGCAAATCGGCCGAATTCAAACAACATAGATCCATTTTAGcaaatgctacctcttgagcttgcgttggtttttcccttgaagaggaaagggtgatgcaacatagtagcagtaagtatttccctcagtttgagaaccaaggtatcaatccagtaggagtatcaagacaagtcaccaaagtacctgcgcaaaaacaaacaaacttgcacccaacgctataaaggggttgtcaatcccttcacgattaattgcaaggtgagatctgaaggtggaaagtgcaacaaagtaaaagtttagagctgaaaatatgatgtgaagtagacacgggggccatagtgttcactagaggcttctctcatgatagcaagtattacggtgggtgaacgaattactattgagcaattgatagacccgcgcaaagtcatgatgatatctaaggcaatgatcatacatataggcatcacgtccgagacaagtagaccgatactgtctgcatctactactattactccacacatcgaccgctatccagcatgcatctagtgtattgatttcataacaaacagagtaacgccttaagcaagatgacatgatgtagagggataaattcattcaatatatataaaccccatctttttacccttgatggcaacaacatgatgcgtccctcgctaccccttctgtcactgggtgaggacaccgcacggtatgaacccaaaaccaagcacttctccattgcaagaattatagatcaagttggccaaacgaaacccacaactcaaagagaattacaaggatacgaaaatcatgcatataagagatcagaggaaactcaaataatattcacatataatctgatcataaatccacaattcatcggatctcgacaaacacaccgcaaaagaaggttacatcagatagatctccatgaagatcatggagaactttgtattgaagatccaagagagagaagaagccatctagctactagctatggacccgaaggtctgtggtgaactactcacacatcatcgaagaggtaatggtgttgatgaagaagccctccatatccgaatcccccctccgacagggcacctgaacgtgccccagatgggatcttgcggagacagaagcttatggcggcggaaaagtattttcgtggctctctctggcagttttggattttaagggaatttataggcagaagaagtagggcaaaggagtcatggtgggcccacaagcctggtaggcgcgcccccaggccgctgctagggggcttgtggcctcccccggagtcctttgccttggttctcaagttccatgcgaatcttctgttacggaaaaaatatatttccgaaggttttattccgtttggactctgtttaatattcttctctgaaaatggtcaaaaacacggaaaaaacaggaactggcacttggcactgagttaataggttagtcccaaaaaagatataaaatagcataatcatgcaaacaaaacatccaaagttgacaagataatagcatggaaccatcaaaaattatagatacgttggagacgtatcaagcatccccaagcttaactcctgctcgtcctcgagtagggaagtgataaagactgaattcttgatgtggaatgctacctaacatatttgtcctttgtaacttatttcttgtgacatgaatgttcagatccgtaagattcaaaacaatagtttgctattgacatgaaaacaataatacctcaagcatgctagcaaagtaatcatgaacttttgaaataacaaggccaaagaaagttatccctacaaaatcatatagtctggctatgctccatcatccccacacaacgaattaaatcatgcacaaccccggtattggccaagtaattgtttttgcactattactttctcaaactttttcaactctcacgcaatacatgaacgtgagccatggatatagcactataggtggaatagagtgtggtggaggttgtgaggcaaaaaggaggagatggtcacattgattcggcatatcaacgggctatggaggtgcccatcaatagatatcaatgtgaatgagtagggattaccatgcaatggatgcatgagagctataagtgtgtgaaagctcaaaagaagaactagtgggtgtgcacccaacttgcttgctcacgaagacctagggcaattttgaggaagcccatcattggaatatacaagccaagttatatgatgaaaattcccactagtatatggaagtgtcaaaacaagagactctcaatcatgaagaacatggtgctattgtgaagcacaagtgtggaaaaagatagtagcattgtcccttctctctttttctctctcttttttgtttgggctctttggcctcttttcattttttttggtgggcatctttggcctcttttttttatttcctcacatgggacaatactctaataatgatgatcatcacacttttatttactcacaactcaatacgtaGAGCaatgattgttggggaacgtcgcatgggaaacaaaaaaattcctacgcgcacgaagacctatcatgatgatgtccatctacgagaggggatgagtgatctacgtacccttgtagaccgtacagcagaagcgttagtgaacacggttgatgtagtggaatgtcctcacgtccctcgatccgccccgcgaacaatcccgcgatcagtcccacgatctagtaccgaacggacggcacctccgcgttcagcacacgtacagctcgacgatgatctcggccttcttgatccagcaagagagacgtagaggtagaagagttctccggcagcgtgacggcgctccggagtttggcgatgaccttgtctcagcagggctccgcccgagctccgcagaaacgcgatctagaggaaaaaccgtggaggtatgtggtcgggctgccatggaaaagtcatctcaaatcagccctaaaacctccgtatatataggtgggagagggggggccttgccttggggctcaaggagccccaagggggtcggccgagccaaggggggaaggtctccccccccaaaccgagttggacttggtttggtgggtgggagtccttccttccgttcccacctcctcttttttttttctttctgtttgattttccttccaatgcgcatagggcccttttgggctgtcccaccagcccactaagggatggtgcgccaccctcaaggcctatgggcttccccggggtgggttgcccccccggtgaactcttgtgtgtgatgttgtattaccgagtgggccccgagatactgttggggaacgtcgcatgggaaacaaaaattttcctacgcgcacgaagacctatcatggtgaagtccatctacgagaggggatgtgtgatctatgtacccttgtagaccatacagcagaagcgttagtgaatgcggttgatgtagtggaacgtcttcacgtccctcgatccgccgcgcgaactatcccgcgatcagtcccacgatctagtgccgaacggacggcacctccgcattcaacacacgtacagctcaacgatgatctcggccttcttgatccagcaagagagacggagaggtagaagagttctccggcagcgtgatggcgctccggaggttggtgatgatctcgtctcagcacggctccgcccgaactccgcagaaacgcgatctagaggtaaaaccgtggagatatgtggtcgggctgccatggcaaaagttctctcaaatcagccctaagaccccactatatataggaggaggaggggggagccttgccttggggtccaaggactcccaaggggtcggccgagccaaggggggaaggtctcccccccaaaccgagttggacttggtttggtgggtgggagtccttcctttccttcccacctcccccttttttttcctttctccttgattttattcccaatgcgcataggccccttttgggctgtcccaccagcccactaagggctggtgcgccaccctcaaggcctatgggcttccccggggtgggttgcccccccggtgaactcccggaacccattcgtcattcccggtacattcccggtaattccgaaaaccttccggtaatcaaatgaggtcatcctatatataaatcttcgtttctggaccattccggaaaccctcgtgacgtccgtgatctcatccgggactccgaacaatcatttggtaaccaaccatataactcaaatacgcataaagcaacgtcgaaccttaagtgtgcagaccctgcgggtttgagaactatgtagacatgacccgagagactcctcggtcaatatccaatagcgggacctggatgcccatattggatcctacatattctacgaagatcttatcgtttgaacctcagtgccaaggattcatataatcccgtatgccattcgctttgtccttcggtatgttacttgcccgagattcgatcgtcagtatccgcatacctatttcaatctcgtttaccggcaaatctctttaatcgttccgtaatacaagatcccgcaacttacactagcaacaaaatgacacgatcaacatgctacgtctattagtttgggtctagtccaccacgtgattctcctaatgacgtgatcaagttatcaagcaacaacaccttgttcataatcagaagacactgactatctttgatcaactggctagccaactagaggcttgctagggacagtgttttgtctatgtatccacacatgtaaatgagtcttcattcaatacaagtatagcatggataataaacgattatcttgat encodes:
- the LOC123421312 gene encoding paired amphipathic helix protein Sin3-like 3 isoform X1 — encoded protein: MVSPNEADDDNIGHKKGKKEHTLETMQCLLFARENLPGDVYHEFVKTMNEIGKKRADPDSEIRNICPENCIETALKLFQGCDTVKQSFLNFTEGRSPIEGNSNVDADVEAVVVKNPLLQKPTDFLSRVKTCPYISDDDYAAFLQTMQDFCKDRTMTPREVYSNVERCMRNCPELLEEFVDNYLPEDLKASVKANDNHSLDGVHMKEGDEEGKVKPLREWTTSRIDELPPKVEPKELKRHCTPSYYLLPDNCIPLLSYRTKLGRSILNDALICPVSEEESPNHKTANEYEATMSLCEEDMFESDMLLQWFRVTADFIANLQHRVGSNVKIREQLTPLHRRCIIRLYGEEFLEALLDTNNASTILPIILSRLNRSIVELRDARLHLHKTCSEVIAKNYYKSLDRRGPSFKQLDAKRMSQKALLAEAKKINKMKPKAEDQYANPDIHKDISSIISSACASEEKQMVTWTKIVHPFLSAHCARPPSEETAAPEKACEHCGTRKHALNSNPDAFAATNLPLSSKRGEFLRKSAHDFSSSHDGSGADIEEGEFIPDPETIVSDVMLGARKPVSCDVAASVRDGLSSRWRIIDTSEPSTRDHWNKHEKKHESRQTSAKQRGVKGDTCCFLVVLRRLYQILYDRLQNARYLCTSDNLYAEFKEKLTKLLYRAIDNSNFEDFCLKFLGPMSFELFTLDTVINQVIKQLCIISSKDPDNSIIHFLGKLQRPILPNELPKHGREEQEKARDHTVKLPRHFERRKKRKLENGGTDSTQLGGVTETHH
- the LOC123421312 gene encoding paired amphipathic helix protein Sin3-like 3 isoform X2, translated to MVSPNEADDDNIGHKKGKKEHTLETMQCLLFARENLPGDVYHEFVKTMNEIGKKRADPDSEIRNICPENCIETALKLFQGCDTVKQSFLNFTEGRSPIEGNSNVDADVEAVVVKNPLLQKPTDFLSRVKTCPYISDDDYAAFLQTMQDFCKDRTMTPREVYSNVERCMRNCPELLEEFVDNYLPEDLKASVKANDNHSLDGVHMKEGDEEGKVKPLREWTTSRIDELPPKVEPKELKRHCTPSYYLLPDNCIPLLSYRTKLGRSILNDALICPVSEEESPNHKTANEYEATMSLCEEDMFESDMLLQWFRVTADFIANLQHRVGSNVKIREQLTPLHRRCIIRLYGEEFLEALLDTNNASTILPIILSRLNRSIVELRDARLHLHKTCSEVIAKNYYKSLDRRGPSFKQLDAKRMSQKALLAEAKKINKMKPKAEDQYANPDIHKDISSIISSACASEEKQMVTWTKIVHPFLSAHCARPPSEETAAPEKACEHCGTRKHALNSNPDAFAATNLPLSSKRGEFLRKSAHDFSSSHDGSGADIEEGEFIPDPETIVSDVMLGARKPVSCDVAASVRDGLSSRWRIIDTSEPSTRDHWNKHEKKHESRQTSAKQRGVKGDTCCFLVVLRRLYQILYDRLQNARYLCTSDNLYAEFKEKLTKLLYRAIDNSNFEDFCLKFLGPMSFELFTLDTVINQVIKQLCIISSKDPDNSIIHFLGKLQRPILPNELPKHGREEQEKARDHTVKLPRHFERR